CTGCCGCGGCCGTCCTGTCCGGCGCCATGAAACCCGCCGGCCGCTACGGCGCCCTCTCCGTCAACCCCGCCCGCGAAGTCGACACCATCGAAGGCAAGCTCAGGTCCCAACCCCGAGCCCTGACCGGCGAAGAAGTCACCCTCCTAAGGAGGAGCCTGTCTGCCGACGAACGAGCTGTCCAGGCCGACCTCCCCGACCTGACCGCCTTCATGCTCGGCACCAGCGTACGCATCGGCGAATCCCTCGCTAGATCACGAATTCATCAAGACGCTCGTGGCCACATCTACGACATCTACGACATCTACCCTATTACGGAAGCTCTTCTACGACGAGCGTGAGCACGAGGGACGTTCATCGCGAAGGTGAACCGCGGCCGCGGGGGCCTCAGGCTTTGTGCAATAGCCGGGTCCCGCACGTCCGCCATAAGCGACGACTGAAACCGGGCGATGATTGCCTTAGGCCACAAAGGCGGCGGATCTCGCGATTGGTGGACGTCGCCCATCGGTACGCCGAGCTACGGGAGTGGGTGTCTCTCGGATCCCGCCCCCGAGCTCCGGCGGTGTGGCTAGCTCTCCCGCCTGGCCGCCAGCCGGGCCAGGTTGCCCAGCTCGGCGATCGCCCGCGCCACCGACCTGGAGACTGGCGGGTCCGGCGAAGCGATCGACCGAAGATGACCGGGTGCGGAGGCCATCAGTTCGTTGGCACGGGCCTGGCAATGGTCTCTTGCTCCGGTCTTCTCGACCAAATAGGCGGCGCGCGCCAACTGCTCCGTTGTCAGCTCACCTCGAGCGGCATACAGCGCGCCGAACTCTTCACCTTCGGCTGTCCGGGACTCGAGTGCCGCGGCCACGGGTAGCGACTTCTTGCGTCTGCGCAGGTCGTTGAAGACCGGTTTCCCGGTGACTGCCGGATCCCCCCAGATTCCCAGCAGATCGTCGACGTACTGATAGGCGAGGCCTACCTCCGCACCGAACCGCCGCAGCCTGGCAGTCTGCTCCGGAGATGCTCCGGCAGACAGGCCACCGAGTTCAGCTGCGCAGCTCAGCAGAGCCCCGGTCTTCCGCTGGGCCATCGCCACACAATCGGCATAGCGGATCGTCTTGCAGGTCTCGAACTCGCAGTCGGCCAGTTGCCCCTCGATCAGTTGCTGAACCGTGTCCCCGATCGCACGGGCTGCCGCACCGGACTCGGCGACTGCCTGGAAGGCGAGGCTGAGCAAGGCGTCGCCTGCCATGATCGCCGGACCTGTCCCGAAAACCGACCATGCTGTTTCCCGGTGTCGGCGGGTGCGGTCACCGTCCATCACATCGTCGTGCAGCAAGGTGAAGTTATGGACCAGTTCTACGGCAACCGCCATCGGGATGGCCGGCCCAGCCGTCCCGCCGACAGCCTCGGCCGCCAGCAGCGTGAGCGTCGATCGGATCAACTTACCGGAGCAGGCCGAACTGGGTGCGCCGTCCTTGTCGGTCCAGCCGAGGTGGTACTCGCCGATCCGTCGAGTCGACGTCGGGAGCGTCGCGACTGCCTTGCGCAGGGCGGGTGTGACCAGCTGCCGGGTCCGCGTCACCGCCTCGGTCCCGGCGTACGCGGTCACGGGCGCACCAGTCCTGCGTCGGTGCTCAGTCTCATGCCGTCGGCGATCAGGTACCGGTCGGTGTGATGCGACCAGTCGAGATTGCCACGCATCCACGAACGCATTCCGGCCACGAACGCCGAGGCCGTCGCGACCTCGGCCGACGTCAACCCGAACCACGCATCGATCAGCTCCTCGAACTCACGCTGCGCCGCGTCGAAC
The genomic region above belongs to Kribbella solani and contains:
- a CDS encoding polyprenyl synthetase family protein, which codes for MTAYAGTEAVTRTRQLVTPALRKAVATLPTSTRRIGEYHLGWTDKDGAPSSACSGKLIRSTLTLLAAEAVGGTAGPAIPMAVAVELVHNFTLLHDDVMDGDRTRRHRETAWSVFGTGPAIMAGDALLSLAFQAVAESGAAARAIGDTVQQLIEGQLADCEFETCKTIRYADCVAMAQRKTGALLSCAAELGGLSAGASPEQTARLRRFGAEVGLAYQYVDDLLGIWGDPAVTGKPVFNDLRRRKKSLPVAAALESRTAEGEEFGALYAARGELTTEQLARAAYLVEKTGARDHCQARANELMASAPGHLRSIASPDPPVSRSVARAIAELGNLARLAARRES